From the genome of Pseudomonas yamanorum, one region includes:
- a CDS encoding DUF3015 domain-containing protein — protein MKRILLGTLFTVVSLNAMAEAPGGPNCGWGNMLFEGQRGTPAHFLASTTNGTSGNATFGMTSGTNGCNTNSKLTYGGKSWIAMNGMMNELSEDMAKGNGEALTTYAVVLGVAPEDREHFAAVTHEHFQQIFSKADVTADDVHNNTLAVLKSDTRLAKYATQA, from the coding sequence ATGAAACGGATCCTTCTCGGTACTCTCTTCACCGTCGTCTCCCTCAATGCAATGGCTGAAGCGCCAGGTGGCCCGAACTGCGGTTGGGGCAACATGTTGTTCGAAGGCCAACGCGGCACTCCGGCGCACTTCCTGGCCTCCACCACCAACGGTACCTCGGGTAACGCCACTTTCGGCATGACCTCGGGCACCAACGGTTGCAACACCAACAGCAAGCTGACCTACGGTGGCAAATCGTGGATTGCCATGAATGGCATGATGAACGAGCTGTCCGAAGACATGGCCAAGGGTAACGGCGAAGCGCTGACTACCTACGCCGTGGTACTGGGCGTTGCTCCTGAAGACCGCGAGCACTTTGCCGCTGTGACTCACGAGCATTTCCAGCAAATCTTCAGCAAGGCTGACGTAACTGCTGATGACGTGCACAACAACACCTTGGCTGTACTGAAAAGCGACACCCGTCTGGCGAAATACGCTACCCAGGCTTAA